One window of Nicotiana tomentosiformis chromosome 11, ASM39032v3, whole genome shotgun sequence genomic DNA carries:
- the LOC138901311 gene encoding uncharacterized protein produces the protein MKSFIVKKDERLDAHGSSIKEHGTGLRNLEKQVGQIAMVFSERILGTLPADTERNPKEIINFVTLRSGQVLKDPAPVQKDSVPEKEVEEQIKYEVDKKKKAYAEFLKEILTKKRKKEETSVVKLTEHYSAILQNKLPQKKLENELGVIWSTQISLQLADQTTIIPEEIVDDVLFWVDKFVFPVDFIVVKMKANKEVPLILGKRLLAIGRAILGIHYRKLMLRVGEEMVTFKMNIGMG, from the exons atgaagtctTTCATTGTCAAGAAagatgagagattagatgctcatggttcatCTATCAAAGAACATGGCACTGGTTTGCGAAACTTAGAGAAGCAGGTGGGACAAATTGCAATGGTATTTTCTGAGAGAATCTTAGGTACTTTACCAGCTGACACggagagaaatcccaaagaaataataaattttgtgaccttgagaagcgggcaagtgttgaaagatcccgcCCCTGTCCAAAAAGATAGTGTACCTGAAAAAGAAGTTGAGGAGCAAATAAAAtatgaagttgataagaagaagaaag cttatgccgaattcttgaaggagatccttacgaagaagaggaagaaagaagagacctcagtggtcaagctcacagagcattacagcgcaatcttgcaaaacaaactcccacaaaa GAAGCTGGAGAATGAGCTTGGAGTGATATGGTCTACgcaaatatctttgcagctggcagaccaaacaactataataccaGAGGAGATAGTGGATGATGTCTTATtttgggtagataagtttgtatttcctgtagatttcattGTGGTGAAGATGAAAGCGAACAAAGAGGTCCCCCTTATATTAGGAAAACGATTATTAGCGATAGGCAGAGCAATATTAGGCATACATTAtagaaagctcatgcttagagtgggtgaggagatggTGACTTTCAAGATGAATATAGGGATGGGGTGA